In the Bacteroidales bacterium genome, one interval contains:
- a CDS encoding sigma-70 family RNA polymerase sigma factor, protein MNEYSDRELIQLFREGDNPHYAFNLIVEKYKERLYWHIRKIVIRHEDTDDVLQETFLKVWDALPGFRGDSALFTWLYRIATNEALAHLRKSRNRFFIPWDDVERQLAGSLESDPWFSGNELQKKFQKAILSLPEKQRIVFNMRYFDEMPYEQMAEILKTSEGALKASFHHAVKKIEKYMEEH, encoded by the coding sequence ATGAATGAATACAGCGACAGGGAACTGATTCAGTTATTCAGGGAAGGAGACAACCCGCACTATGCCTTCAACCTCATTGTAGAAAAATACAAGGAACGGCTTTACTGGCATATACGTAAAATCGTTATCCGCCATGAAGACACCGACGATGTGCTCCAGGAAACTTTTCTGAAGGTATGGGATGCCTTGCCCGGGTTCCGCGGCGATTCGGCACTGTTTACCTGGCTGTACCGCATCGCCACCAACGAAGCTCTGGCGCATCTCAGAAAAAGCAGAAACCGTTTTTTTATTCCCTGGGACGATGTGGAACGCCAGCTGGCAGGTTCCCTCGAAAGCGATCCGTGGTTCAGCGGAAATGAACTGCAAAAAAAATTCCAGAAGGCCATTCTGTCCTTGCCCGAAAAACAACGTATTGTTTTCAATATGCGCTACTTTGACGAAATGCCTTACGAACAAATGGCCGAAATATTAAAAACATCAGAAGGAGCTCTTAAGGCTTCTTTCCATCATGCCGTAAAAAAAATTGAAAAGTACATGGAAGAGCATTAA
- a CDS encoding VWA domain-containing protein, giving the protein MSFRTRTCRIALMVALSGMPFLMRGQQKPVYVPPLTRILFVFDASQSMAGMWESDIKINIARKFLISIIDSLEKKDNVEMALRVFGHQSPVPPQDCSDSKLEVPFAKGNAARIRQKLRYIEPKGTTPIANSLLLSAKDFPACSNCRNIIILITDGVEACDGDPCKASDSLQRMGIALKPFVIGIGIDEGFKESFNCIGNFFNTRKEEKFHEALDIVISQALHSTTAQVNLLDSYGNPTETNVNMTFYDRLSGKPRYNYYHTINNRGNPDTLVLDPLISYRLVVHTIPPVTVDSFRLNQRAHTIVAVNAPQGELLVTTKGSRDFRDVKCIVRKHGSTQTLHLQEFNKQEKYLTGFYDIEIPVLPEVFINQIEIKQSALTRIEIPRPGVVNFFFPAPGYGSVYVKEGDNLRWICNLNKEGKTETLTLLPGSYIAVFRPLNARSSLQTITRSFEVTSGSSAGIELE; this is encoded by the coding sequence ATGTCATTCCGAACCCGAACCTGCCGGATTGCCTTAATGGTTGCCCTGTCAGGCATGCCTTTCCTGATGAGAGGACAACAAAAGCCGGTGTATGTTCCTCCCCTCACCCGCATTCTGTTTGTTTTCGATGCTTCCCAGAGTATGGCAGGCATGTGGGAGAGTGATATCAAAATCAACATAGCAAGAAAATTTCTCATAAGCATTATTGATAGCCTTGAAAAAAAGGATAATGTTGAAATGGCCCTGCGGGTTTTCGGGCACCAGAGTCCTGTGCCACCCCAGGATTGTTCCGACAGCAAGCTGGAAGTGCCGTTTGCAAAAGGAAATGCAGCACGCATCAGGCAAAAACTCAGGTACATTGAACCCAAAGGAACAACTCCTATTGCCAATTCGCTATTATTATCGGCAAAAGATTTTCCCGCCTGTTCCAACTGCCGCAATATCATCATCCTGATTACCGACGGGGTTGAAGCCTGCGATGGCGACCCCTGCAAGGCATCCGACAGCCTCCAGAGGATGGGCATTGCCCTCAAACCCTTCGTTATTGGTATTGGCATTGACGAAGGATTTAAGGAATCGTTCAATTGCATAGGCAACTTTTTCAATACCAGGAAAGAAGAAAAATTTCATGAAGCTCTGGACATCGTAATATCACAGGCCCTCCATTCCACTACTGCCCAGGTCAATCTTCTCGACAGTTACGGGAACCCCACCGAAACAAACGTCAACATGACCTTCTATGACCGCCTGTCAGGAAAACCTCGCTACAATTATTACCATACCATCAATAACCGGGGAAACCCTGATACCCTGGTTCTCGATCCCCTGATCTCGTACCGGCTTGTTGTTCATACTATCCCTCCTGTTACGGTTGACAGCTTCCGTCTCAACCAAAGAGCACACACGATTGTAGCCGTCAATGCACCTCAGGGAGAACTTCTGGTAACCACCAAAGGATCCCGCGATTTCCGCGATGTAAAATGTATCGTAAGAAAGCACGGATCAACCCAGACCCTGCATTTACAGGAATTCAACAAACAGGAAAAATATCTGACAGGGTTCTATGACATTGAAATTCCGGTATTACCTGAAGTTTTTATTAACCAAATCGAGATCAAACAAAGTGCTCTGACGCGCATTGAAATTCCCCGGCCAGGGGTTGTCAACTTCTTCTTCCCTGCTCCGGGGTATGGAAGTGTGTATGTTAAGGAAGGCGATAATCTCCGCTGGATCTGCAACCTCAATAAGGAAGGGAAGACCGAAACACTCACCCTGCTCCCGGGCAGTTATATTGCCGTTTTTCGCCCTCTCAACGCCCGTTCCTCCCTGCAAACTATTACCCGCTCCTTTGAAGTAACGTCAGGAAGTTCAGCCGGAATTGAACTGGAATGA
- a CDS encoding transketolase, protein MANNIDKRVADNIRILSAAMVEKAKSGHPGGAMGGADFIHILYSEFLRFDPDDMTWPFRDRFFLDPGHMSPMLYSMLTLIGKMSMEDIKQFRQWGSPTPGHPERDVARGIENTSGPLGQGHAMAIGAAIAERFLCARFGEWMAHKTYAYISDGGIQEEISQGAGRIAGHLGLNNLIMFYDSNDIQLSTETSEVTSEDTAAKYRAWGWNVYTIDGNDPAQIRQALQKAIEEKEKPTLIIGKTIMGKGAVDEKGNSFERKTSTHGMPLGEAGASFEKTIRNLGGDPADPFRIFPEVEEHYRQVLERKRQEVAERKKKEAEWRIQNPQLAARLDFFLSGQPPKIDYASITHKEGIATRAASANVLSVFAQQVENMIVASADLSNSDKTDGFLKHTKPFRKGDFSGSFLQAGVCELTMAALCNGMALHGGVIAACGTFFVFSDYQKPAVRLAALMGLPVKFIWTHDAFRVGEDGPTHQPVEQEAQIRLLEHLRNHHGQRSMLVLRPADATETTIAWKLAMENTSTPSALLLSRQNIKDIPPAAGSSRYADALFAARGAYIVLPAHNPQIILVANGSEVATCYEAALKLQSDGIRVQVVSAPSEGLFREQPVEYQFKVIPPGVPVFGLTAGLPITLQGLVGPGGKVFGLGSFGFSAPYKVLDEKLGFTPDQVYQQVKNLFHF, encoded by the coding sequence ATGGCAAATAATATTGACAAGCGGGTCGCTGACAACATCCGTATTCTTTCAGCGGCTATGGTTGAGAAGGCAAAATCAGGGCATCCGGGTGGAGCGATGGGCGGTGCCGACTTTATTCACATTCTTTATTCCGAATTCCTTCGGTTTGACCCGGATGATATGACCTGGCCATTTCGTGACCGTTTCTTTCTGGACCCGGGGCACATGTCTCCGATGCTATATTCCATGCTTACACTGATTGGCAAAATGAGCATGGAAGACATAAAACAATTCAGGCAGTGGGGAAGCCCTACTCCCGGCCATCCGGAAAGAGACGTTGCACGCGGAATTGAAAACACCTCCGGTCCGCTCGGCCAGGGGCATGCTATGGCTATTGGAGCGGCCATTGCCGAACGTTTTTTATGCGCCCGCTTTGGTGAATGGATGGCACACAAAACATATGCTTACATATCCGACGGGGGCATTCAGGAAGAAATTTCCCAGGGCGCAGGCCGCATTGCAGGCCATCTTGGTCTGAACAACCTGATCATGTTTTACGATTCCAATGATATTCAGCTCAGCACCGAAACAAGCGAAGTAACCAGTGAAGATACAGCGGCCAAATACCGTGCCTGGGGCTGGAATGTTTATACCATCGACGGCAATGATCCTGCACAGATAAGGCAGGCTCTGCAGAAGGCAATTGAAGAAAAAGAAAAACCAACCCTCATCATCGGAAAAACCATTATGGGGAAAGGAGCTGTTGACGAAAAAGGGAACAGCTTTGAAAGAAAAACATCCACCCATGGCATGCCGCTGGGTGAAGCCGGCGCATCGTTTGAAAAAACCATCCGGAATCTTGGCGGGGATCCTGCTGATCCTTTCCGTATTTTCCCTGAAGTGGAAGAACATTACCGCCAGGTACTGGAACGCAAGCGGCAGGAAGTAGCCGAACGTAAAAAGAAAGAAGCTGAATGGAGAATTCAGAATCCCCAGCTTGCCGCCAGGCTTGATTTCTTCCTCTCCGGCCAGCCGCCAAAAATTGACTATGCATCCATCACCCATAAAGAAGGGATTGCCACACGTGCAGCCTCGGCCAATGTGCTTTCTGTATTTGCCCAGCAGGTGGAAAATATGATTGTTGCTTCGGCTGATCTGTCGAACAGCGACAAAACCGATGGATTCCTCAAACATACCAAACCTTTCCGCAAAGGCGACTTTTCAGGTTCCTTCCTGCAGGCAGGTGTGTGCGAACTCACCATGGCGGCCCTGTGTAACGGAATGGCACTGCATGGAGGCGTTATTGCTGCCTGTGGTACCTTTTTTGTATTCTCTGACTACCAGAAACCGGCAGTCCGCCTTGCTGCCCTTATGGGACTTCCCGTTAAGTTTATCTGGACCCACGATGCATTCCGTGTAGGTGAAGATGGTCCCACCCACCAGCCGGTTGAGCAGGAAGCCCAGATTCGCCTGCTGGAGCACCTGCGCAACCATCATGGCCAGCGCAGTATGCTTGTTCTTCGTCCGGCTGATGCTACCGAAACAACCATAGCATGGAAACTCGCCATGGAGAACACAAGCACCCCTTCGGCACTCCTGCTTTCGCGCCAGAACATAAAAGACATTCCACCAGCCGCAGGATCCAGCCGCTATGCCGACGCCCTGTTTGCAGCCCGCGGAGCCTACATTGTCCTTCCCGCACACAATCCCCAGATTATATTGGTTGCCAACGGATCAGAGGTTGCTACCTGCTACGAAGCAGCCCTGAAACTTCAATCCGACGGTATCAGGGTACAGGTTGTTTCGGCCCCTTCTGAAGGATTGTTCCGCGAACAGCCAGTTGAATATCAGTTCAAGGTTATTCCTCCCGGCGTTCCTGTCTTCGGCCTTACGGCCGGATTGCCGATTACCCTCCAGGGACTTGTCGGACCAGGCGGAAAAGTCTTCGGCCTCGGATCGTTCGGATTCTCAGCTCCCTATAAAGTGCTTGACGAAAAACTCGGCTTCACTCCCGACCAGGTTTATCAGCAGGTAAAAAACCTGTTCCATTTCTGA